The Pseudomonadota bacterium DNA segment GGCACAGACGACCCGATCGCCGTGCCAGAGCTGCCGAACGCGCAGCGCGCTGTCGGCGAGCTCGCCGTAGCGCAGGGCCAGGTCGAAGCCCGCACCGACCAGGTCGACGTAGCCGTCGGAGAGGTGCAGTTCGATGTGCACTTGGGGGTGCGTGGCCTGGAAGCGGTCGACAAGCGTGGCTACCCAGCGTCGACCGAGGTCGCTTGGCGCAGTGATGCGCAAGGGCCCCGAGAGCGTGTCGGCGCCGTGGCGAATGCGGGCGTCGAGTGCGTCGGCGTCTTCGAGCAGGGGCTCGAGCCCGGCCAGCAGGGTGCGTCCGGCCTCGGTCAGTTGCAGGGACCGTGTGGTCCGGTTCAGCAGCGTGACGCCGAAGCGACCTTCGAGTTTGACCAGGCGCTCCGACACGGTGGTGGTCGAGAGGCCGCTCTCGCGTGCGGCGGCCGCCAGGCTGCCGTGGACCACGATGTGGCGGAACAGCCGCAGATCGTTGAGGTTCATTGTCCGTATTATACGGATAAATACTTTACTAATACACGGTTTATCCGTCTGAACGGCCCAACTATGCTGCGCCCACGTTCACTCAACCCAGGAACCGACCCGTGGCCAAACTGACCATCACCGGCAACGTCGTTGCCCACCCCGAGCACATTGACACCGTCAAGGCCGAGCTCGAGAAGCTTGTGCCGATCACGCGCGCCGAGGCCGGCTGCGTCCAGTACGACCTGCACCAGGACAACGAAAACCCGGCTTTTTTTCTCTTCTACGAGAACTGGGACAGCCGCGACCTCTGGCAGGCCCACATGCAAGCCGAGCACCTGAGCGCCTACCTCGCTGCCACCGAGGGCATGGTGGAGAAGTTCTGGATCCACGAACTCACCCACATCGCCTGATCCCGACGCGCAGCTGACGGCCGTGCGTTCCGGCTACGCACGCCGCGGTGTCTGCCGCAAGCGGCTCCACTGTGTTGGCACGCTCGCGATGACTGTCAGGCCGTTCCGCCTCGATCAAGTGTCGGAGGCCGCTGCCGTAACGTCGCCGTACGAACAGCGTGCGCCCTTTTGGTGCGCGCACACCTGAACGGACGTGGGGGGAGACACGGTGAGCGGACCACTGAAAGTCTTGCTGGTCGACGATTCAATGTCGATGCGCATGCTGGCCAAGAACATCGTCAGCGAACTGGGTCACGATGTGATCGGCGAAGCCAGCGACGGCAAAGACGCAGTGCAGCAGTACCTCGAACTGCAACCCGACGTCGTGTTGCTCGACCTGGTCATGCCCGAGTACGACGGACGGGCTGCACTCAACAAGATCATGAGCATCGACGACAACGCGCAGGTGGTCATCTGCAGTTCGCTCGGCTCCGAACAGGACGTCGAGACCTGCCTTCGCAACGGCGCCCGCTCCTACTTGCAGAAACCGCTCGAAGCCAGCACCGTCGGTGCAACGCTGTCGACGTTGTCCGCACTGAATTGAGCGGGGACGGACATGGGCGCTAAGTTTTTTGGGCAATTCCTGTTGGAAAAGGCCTTGATCTCCAAGTCTCAGCTCTTGCTTGCACTCGATGTACAACGCGAGTGCAACCCGACCATCGGCGCCCTGGCCGTTGATCAGGGCTACCTTACCGAGTACCAGGCGCACCAGATCAACATTGATCAGCAACGCTTTGACAAGCGTTTCGGCGACCTGGCGGTGGAGAAGGGCTTTCTGAATCGCGGTCAGGTCGACAAACTGTTCTCCCTGCAATCATCGCGGCGTCGCTACTTTGGCGAGATCCTCGTCGAGCAGGGTGTGCTCGACAGTGACACCGTCAAACGCGAACTCGCCCTGCACGCCGAAGAAAACGCGGTCGTGGTCGATTCCTACAACGCGACCATCGAAGCGCACGTGCACGCGGCGCTGGTGCGGCAGTCGGTCGACACCCTGACCCGCCTGTTTTTGCGGGTACTCAAGGCGAACGTGCAGGTGTCTCAGGTGGTGTCGGCGCTGCCCGAGTCGAACGAACGCACGGTCTGGCATCAGCAGTACCACATGCCAAGCCCGGTGCGAATCGGCTGGACCATGAACCGCGATGTTGCCGCAACGGTCTCCACCGCGTTCCTCGGCACCGACCTCAGTGACAACGACGCGGTCCGCAACGACTCGGTGGCCGAGTTCCTCAACATCGTATTGGGTCACATTGCCGCCGGGTACGCGACACAATCCGAGTTGTCGCACCTCGATCCGCCCGTGTTTCAGGACGCCGTGGCATTCAACGCCAACGCGGACAGCCTCTTCATCGACATGTCGTCGACTTTCGGGGATTTCACTCTGCTGGTCTCCTGATACCAGGGCGGCGGCGTCACGCCGTCGCCGAACCGTCAGCGTTGAAACCAGTAGCTCTCGTACACCTTCGGGTTCTCGTCGCCGGGTTGCACGTTCGGGTCGGCCGGGTAGCATTCGAAACCGACACACACCGACAGGTTGCCCTCGGGGTCGCGGTGCCCGACCGCGTCTGGCGGTATGCCCGCGCCTTTGAGTGGAATCTCGCGATCGTCGGTGTCGAGCGTGCCGTTCAGGTTGTAGTCGTGCACCGGTTGCGCATCGTACAACGCCATGCGGTACAGACTGCCCTGGCCGATGTTGTGTTGACAGGGGTTGCTGCTCGACGGAATCGTGTAGACCGGGTAGTTGATGATCCCCTCGGCAATCACCGGGCGCGAGATGGCTTTGCGGTCCGGCGGCAAGTCGATGTACCAGCCGTTGGCAGCCCGGAGGTCCTCGTATTCCTGCGCAAGCAAGGTCTGGTTTGTGAGGCTGCCGATGGTGTTGGCAGTCGCGTTGTAGAGGTCACCGGCGTCGAAAGGGGTGGTTTGAGGCACGCCCAGCGTGTTGGTGTCCTTGATCATGAACAGTCGGTTGGTGTTGGGTGACAAGGTGGGGTTCATGCGGTCGCCGCTGCCCACCACCAGCGCAGCCCACACCGCACCCTTATCCTGCACCATCACCGCTTGCACCTGTTTGTAGGCGCGTCGGCGCTCGCCGTCAGCATCCCGGCCGAGGGCGGCGCCGCGCCACCCGTCCACCGAACTGCTCGATCGCCGCACAAAGTGGTCTTCGATGTCGAAGCGCCACACCTGGGCCCCGAGATCGACCGCGTAGAGCCGATCGGCAAAGCCGTCGTTGTTGGTGTCGAGTGTGCTCGGCTCGGCGACGAAAGCGAAGTCCATGTTGGTGAAGCTGTCGTCCGAGAACGCGGGGCTCCCGCTGGCGTAGCCCGACCAGGCAATCGAGCCGTCGTCGGTGCGCAGGATGGCGATACCGCGGCCCATGGTGTGGCCGGTGTAGCTGAACTCCGCGTTGGGGTCGTAGCCCATCGAGAAGGCCATGAAGTTCTGCGCCGTCGAGGTGTTTCGCATGCGGAACGGCACCGGCTTGGACAGTGCGTGACCGAGTTCGCTCCAGCGCGAGTTCAGCCCGCTGTGCTTCTTGGCGATTTCAATGATCTGAGGCGAGGTGCGGTTGTTGGCCTCGGTCACGTCGAAGGAGTAGACCACGCGACCCCCGAGT contains these protein-coding regions:
- a CDS encoding LysR family transcriptional regulator; translation: MNLNDLRLFRHIVVHGSLAAAARESGLSTTTVSERLVKLEGRFGVTLLNRTTRSLQLTEAGRTLLAGLEPLLEDADALDARIRHGADTLSGPLRITAPSDLGRRWVATLVDRFQATHPQVHIELHLSDGYVDLVGAGFDLALRYGELADSALRVRQLWHGDRVVCAAPSYLARRGVPLRPSELATHDCLVMRFGDLLDNRWWFGDADARESVLVRGHRVSNDGDLVRTWCLNGDGIALKSALDVGDDLDAGRLVRLFSTHRSHATPLQMLFPPGRRQPQRVRAFANFVADNLSGNLSGHAMPR
- a CDS encoding putative quinol monooxygenase; this encodes MAKLTITGNVVAHPEHIDTVKAELEKLVPITRAEAGCVQYDLHQDNENPAFFLFYENWDSRDLWQAHMQAEHLSAYLAATEGMVEKFWIHELTHIA
- a CDS encoding response regulator, giving the protein MSGPLKVLLVDDSMSMRMLAKNIVSELGHDVIGEASDGKDAVQQYLELQPDVVLLDLVMPEYDGRAALNKIMSIDDNAQVVICSSLGSEQDVETCLRNGARSYLQKPLEASTVGATLSTLSALN